A single Metarhizium brunneum chromosome 5, complete sequence DNA region contains:
- the rpa49 gene encoding DNA-directed RNA polymerase I subunit rpa49, whose amino-acid sequence MADISSKKRKRGGESSGKPKKKVVLDVPASTASVSSVLRPKHCPPVIATTPGVEISENVAFYPYQPREGSRSKSTKSKHAGDKELLLHSTSHRSLDYTAREEGKRGLNQLVNHYVGIYDPKTGNLEVVEAKKMVVRGMVRAKQAPASSMGEDLAKRNMMERKTDLGQTFGTKKAKKVIRETVLNAITPQGKPGDSPTKIDNAGKAILSSVGEVTTNMATREELQAAVDEAKPVPRANLDALDIQDVYDPNVIVGADILNLVPIREWQEKVRHNEGVQTISRFVAARVNAVASNDAAITRLRVLRYLSFVLLFYLKTTPGKQRGTRQVPPREKLRELLSPAPEAVIESIRRKFSDAGVVRKFHIDLLMAYCCVLACIVDNFEVDTQNLRDDLRLDQKTMNQYFHEIGGRVRPVSRKAEGGRAIYVARLTLPLDFPKQRQIPQRRK is encoded by the exons ATGGCAGATATCAGCAGCAAGAAGCGGAAGAGAGGTGGTGAATCCTCTGGAAAACCTAAAAAGAAAGTTGTGCTGGACGTGCCAGCATCTACCGCCTCGGTCTCATCAGTCCTTCGACCCAAGCACTGCCCACCAGTTATTG CTACGACTCCCGGTGTCGAAATTTCTGAGAATGTTGCGTTTTACCCATATCAACCTCGAGAGGGCTCACGATCAAAGTCGACCAAATCGAAACATGCGGGCGACAAGGAATTGCTGCTGCACTCAACCTCTCACCGAAGCCTAGATTATACTGCAAGAGAGGAAGGCAAAAGAGGGCTGAATCAACTAGTTAATCACTATGTTGGCATTTATGACCCTAAAACTGGAAATCTCGAGGTAgtggaggccaagaagatggtTGTCCGAGGCATGGTTCGCGCTAAGCAAGCACCGGCCTCTTCCATGGGAGAGGATCTGGCCAAACGG AATATGATGGAGCGCAAAACGGATCTGGGACAAACATTTGGTACCAAGAAAGCCAAGAAGGTTATCCGCGAAACTGTACTCAATGCCATTACTCCACAGGGGAAACCTGGCGACTCTCCCACGAAGATTGATAATGCTGGCAAAGCAATTCTGAGCTCAGTCGGCGAGGTCACGACAAATATGGCAACAAGAGAGGAGTTGCAggctgccgtcgacgaggccaagccAGTGCCCCGGGCCAACTTGGATGCGCTGGATATCCAGGATGTATACGATCCAAACGTCATCGTTGGCGCAGATATCTTGAATCTCGTGCCCATCAGAGAATGGCAAGAAAAGGTTCGACACAACGAAGGCGTCCAAACAATATCTCGGTTCGTAGCAGCCCGAGTCAATGCCGTTGCTTCCAacgacgccgccatcaccCGTCTGCGTGTGCTTCGATACTTGAGCTTTGTCCTCTTGTTCTACCTGAAAACCACACCTGGAAAACAGCGGGGCACAAGACAGGTGCCCCCGCGCGAAAAGTTGCGTGAGCTCCTATCGCCGGCTCCTGAGGCTGTCATCGAAAGCATTCGTCGAAAATTCTCCGATGCGGGCGTTGTGAGAAAGTTCCATATCGATCTCCTCATGGCGTACTGCTGTGTCCTTGCATGCATCGTCGACAACTTCGAAGTCGACACGCAGAATCTCAGAGATGATTTGAGACTGGACCAGAAGACGATGAACCAGTACTTTCACGAGATTGGCGGCCGTGTCAGGCCTGTTAGCAGAAAGGCCGAGGGCGGACGGGCCATATACGTGGCCAGACTAACATTGCCTTTAGACTTTCCTAAGCAGAGGCAGATTCCTCAGCGTCGCAAGTAA
- the ECI1 gene encoding 3,2-trans-enoyl-CoA isomerase — protein MATESVISVEYRGRVAVITIDNASKLGALSQPQYYELATKMNEVAGHDEVFVTVLTGTGRFFSAGADVSISREAPAVPSDAHKLWLQTFVAFNLNIAYTFANHPKVLVVGLNGPVVGLSAALVGWADFVYCTPHAFLLTPFSSLGLVAEGGASRALASRLGPARANEALIMSKRIPADQLKQCGFVNEIFDFGKADDAKFRARVLEEVDERLGDHLNGESLVGIKKLLRRPELDVHNSQNVHEVFAGLDRFVRGIPQEEFRKLASGEKRHKL, from the exons ATGGCTACCGAATCCGTCATCAGCGTCGAGTACCGCGGCCGCGTCGCCGTCATTACCATCGACAATGCGAGCAAGCTGGGTGCCTTGTCGCAACCGCAGTACTACGAGCTCGCGACCAAGATGAACGAGGTGGCGGGCCACGATGAAGTGTTTGTGACCGTGTTAACCGGCACAGGACGCTTCTTTTCCGC AGGCGCGGACGTGTCCATCTCCCGCGAAGCCCCGGCGGTCCCCTCGGACGCCCACAAGCTCTGGCTCCAGACGTTTGTCGCCTTCAACCTCAACATCGCGTACACGTTTGCCAACCACCCCAAGGTGCTGGTCGTCGGGCTCAACGGCCCCGTGGTCGGGCTGTCGGCGGCCCTGGTCGGCTGGGCCGACTTTGTGTACTGCACGCCGCACGCATTCCTGCTCACGCCCTTCTCGTCgctgggcctcgtcgccgaggGCGGTGCCTCGCGCGCCCTCGCGTCCCGGCTGGGCCCTGCGCGCGCCAACGAGGCCCTCATCATGAGCAAGCGCATCCCCGCCGACCAGCTGAAGCAGTGCGGCTTCGTCAACGAGATCTTCGACTTTGgcaaggccgacgacgccaagttTCGCGCCAGGGTGCTGGAGGAGGTGGACGAGCGGCTGGGCGACCATTTGAACGGCGAGAGCTTGGTCGGCATCAAGAAGCTGTTGAGGAGGCCCGAGTTGGACGTGCATAATTCGCAGAATGTGCACGAGGTTTTTGCCGGCTTGGATCGCTTTGTGAGGGGCATTCCGCAGGAGGAGTTTCGCAAGCTGGCGAGTGGCGAGAAGAGACATAAGCTCTAG